One window of the Populus nigra chromosome 4, ddPopNigr1.1, whole genome shotgun sequence genome contains the following:
- the LOC133690581 gene encoding uncharacterized protein LOC133690581, with product MAIQFIQRFQSKNLKKHRHLPLHTKSSDFYGAKYVIIKLPHMRVLRLLAQSLLLALIFATFPLLRTLSDASISSGSPILEPESDPDLFDAKVLPLLIHDLANEGLLKTGDNAVFVGSGNGNGIGNAIQISEILNVNDTKIISAANLDRQSSIPGEALDFAFTYDDFHTTSEFIDRTLKVGGIAVVQLSNDPSSAFDKPFNYKIVYLRRFQAANILAMRKTGYGDTNLITQRRLLGYHANEAKKAALENLEDVLLEPPRAASGKSSRYLKKTRYLPDLMGDSLESYPRRVFIDVGLPEKEGGSGNGWFAKNYPTRNLDFEMYKIETVTEQSSGKEVPQVEEVGMSDWLKHNVKGEEYVVMKAEAEVVEEMVKSKAIRLVDELFLECKPRRNGNGSKKTYWECLALYGKLRDEGVAVHQWWG from the coding sequence ATGGCAATTCAATTTATACAACGATTTCAATCCAAAAACCTCAAGAAACACAGGCACTTACCCTTGCATACCAAAAGCAGTGATTTTTATGGCGCCAAATACGTGATCATCAAGCTCCCTCACATGAGGGTCTTGAGGCTTCTCGCACAATCTTTGCTTTTGGCGTTGATCTTTGCCACATTCCCCTTGTTGAGAACACTTTCCGATGCTTCTATATCCTCTGGGTCACCTATTCTTGAGCCTGAATCTGATCCCGATTTATTCGATGCTAAGGTCTTGCCTTTACTTATCCACGATTTAGCAAACGAGGGGTTACTTAAAACGGGGGACAATGCAGTTTTTGTTGGCAGTGGCAATGGCAATGGCATTGGTAATGCCATTCAAATCTCTGAGATCCTCAATGTCAATGATACGAAGATCATCTCTGCTGCTAATTTGGATCGACAAAGCTCAATTCCTGGTGAAGCACTCGACTTTGCCTTCACCTATGATGACTTTCATACGACCTCAGAATTCATTGACCGGACTCTCAAAGTTGGTGGCATTGCGGTTGTTCAACTAAGCAATGATCCTTCCTCTGCATTCGACAAGCCTTTCAATTACAAAATAGTTTATCTCAGGAGATTTCAGGCCGCTAATATTTTGGCCATGAGGAAAACAGGATATGGGGATACTAATTTGATCACTCAAAGGCGGCTTCTAGGATATCATGCCAACGAGGCAAAGAAAGCAGCACTAGAGAACCTGGAAGACGTTCTCCTGGAACCTCCGCGGGCAGCATCGGGTAAATCGAGCAGATACCTGAAAAAGACAAGATATCTGCCAGACTTAATGGGTGATTCACTTGAAAGTTACCCTCGTCGTGTGTTCATTGATGTGGGGTTGCCAGAGAAAGAAGGTGGAAGTGGTAATGGATGGTTCGCTAAGAATTATCCTACAAGAAATCTTGATTTCGAAATGTACAAGATTGAGACAGTGACTGAGCAATCGTCAGGGAAGGAGGTGCCTCAGGTAGAAGAAGTTGGGATGTCAGATTGGTTGAAACATAATGTGAAGGGGGAAGAGTATGTGGTGATGAAGGCAGAGGCGGAAGTGGTGGAGGAGATGGTGAAAAGCAAGGCAATAAGGTTAGTGGATGAGCTTTTCTTGGAGTGCAAGCCACGAAGGAATGGGAATGGCAGCAAAAAGACCTACTGGGAATGCTTAGCattgtatggaaagctaagggATGAGGGTGTTGCAGTGCACCAGTGGTGGGGTTGA
- the LOC133692157 gene encoding aspartyl protease AED3, with protein MDFPHWAATFFLFALLFSTTKAVDPCATQSDTSDLSVIPIYSKCSPFVPPKQDSWVTTVITMASKDPERLKYLSTLADQKTTAVPIAPGQQVLKIANYVVRVKLGTPGQQMFMVLDTSNDAAWVPCSGCTGCSSTTFLPNASTTLGSLDCSGAQCSQVRGFSCPATGSSACLFNQSYGGDSSLAATLVQDAITLANDVIPGFTFGCINAVSGGSIPPQGLLGLGRGPISLISQAGAMYSGVFSYCLPSFKSYYFSGSLKLGPVGQPKSIRTTPLLRNPHRPSLYYVNLTGVSVGRIKVPIPSEQLVFDPNTGAGTIIDSGTVITRFVQPVYFAIRDEFRKQVNGPISSLGAFDTCFAATNEAEAPAITLHFEGLNLVLPMENSLIHSSSGSLACLSMAAAPNNVNSVLNVIANLQQQNLRIMFDTTNSRLGIARELCN; from the coding sequence ATGGACTTCCCTCACTGGGCTGCTACATTCTTTTTGTTTGCCCTTCTATTCTCGACTACTAAAGCTGTAGATCCTTGTGCCACTCAGTCAGACACCTCTGATCTCTCTGTCATTCCCATCTATAGCAAATGCTCACCTTTTGTTCCGCCCAAGCAAGATTCATGGGTCACCACGGTCATCACCATGGCCTCAAAAGACCCAGAAAGGCTCAAATATTTATCAACGCTAGCAGACCAAAAGACCACTGCAGTCCCAATTGCCCCGGGTCAGCAAGTCCTAAAGATTGCTAACTATGTGGTCCGGGTCAAGTTGGGCACCCCGGGTCAACAAATGTTCATGGTCCTTGACACCAGCAACGATGCTGCATGGGTACCATGCTCAGGGTGCACCGGGTGCTCCAGCACCACATTCTTACCCAATGCCTCTACGACTCTTGGGTCACTGGACTGTTCTGGAGCCCAATGCTCCCAAGTCCGTGGATTTTCCTGCCCAGCTACCGGGTCCTCCGCTTGCCTTTTTAACCAATCTTACGGTGGAGACTCCTCCTTAGCAGCTACTCTTGTGCAAGATGCAATAACATTAGCCAACGATGTAATTCCAGGTTTTACTTTTGGATGCATTAACGCAGTCTCCGGTGGGTCAATACCACCCCAAGGGTTATTGGGTCTGGGCCGTGGACCCATCTCGTTAATTTCTCAAGCAGGGGCAATGTACTCGGGTGTCTTCTCTTATTGTCTACCCAGTTTCAAGAGCTACTACTTCTCAGGTTCTCTCAAGCTCGGCCCTGTTGGTCAACCCAAGTCCATTAGGACCACCCCACTTCTACGAAACCCTCACCGCCCATCCCTATACTACGTTAACCTAACTGGAGTTAGCGTGGGCCGGATCAAAGTACCAATTCCCTCTGAACAACTTGTTTTTGACCCAAATACCGGAGCAGGGACCATAATCGACTCCGGTACAGTCATAACCCGATTTGTCCAACCCGTTTACTTTGCCATCCGCGATGAGTTTAGAAAGCAAGTGAATGGCCCAATCTCAAGTTTAGGTGCCTTCGACACATGCTTTGCTGCAACAAATGAAGCGGAAGCACCTGCAATAACGCTACACTTCGAGGGCTTGAACTTGGTCTTGCCCATGGAGAACAGCTTGATACATAGCAGTTCTGGCTCACTAGCATGCTTGTCTATGGCTGCAGCACCAAACAATGTGAATTCAGTGTTGAATGTTATAGCCAATTTGCAGCAGCAGAACCTTAGGATTATGTTTGACACGACCAATTCCCGTTTGGGAATTGCCCGTGAGCTATGTAACTAG